The following are encoded in a window of Alphaproteobacteria bacterium genomic DNA:
- a CDS encoding nitrilase-related carbon-nitrogen hydrolase codes for MSRKITAAIVQDGSVVFDRDKTIEKVSRLTAEATGQGAELVVFPEAFVSAYPKGLDFGARVGGRTPEGRADFQRYFDSSIEVPGAACEAIGKAARAAGVHLVIGVI; via the coding sequence GTGTCCCGCAAGATCACCGCAGCCATCGTTCAAGACGGCTCCGTCGTCTTCGATCGCGATAAAACCATCGAAAAGGTCAGCCGTCTCACCGCCGAGGCCACCGGCCAGGGGGCCGAGCTGGTAGTCTTCCCGGAAGCGTTCGTTTCGGCCTATCCCAAGGGCCTCGACTTCGGGGCTCGCGTCGGCGGTCGAACGCCCGAGGGCCGTGCCGACTTCCAGCGCTATTTCGACAGTTCCATCGAGGTTCCGGGCGCGGCCTGTGAGGCAATCGGCAAGGCCGCCCGCGCAGCCGGCGTCCATCTTGTCATCGGCGTTATC